Proteins from a genomic interval of Maylandia zebra isolate NMK-2024a linkage group LG15, Mzebra_GT3a, whole genome shotgun sequence:
- the tbxa2r gene encoding thromboxane A2 receptor isoform X2, which translates to MNTSDANNTPQCYSLKSPPFNYTRPISSAYFSTIFSTLGITSNLIAFIVLVKSFRRMRNRSRSFFLIFLAGLVVTDFMGLLVTGSIVVSFHFTRFNWRQVDPNCHFCNFMGMSMVFYGLCPLLLSATMAMERFCGINRPFARSTNMSKSRTVYMVLMVWLAAGCIALLPLIGIGSYHIQAPGSWCFFNISSKGSDMVFSLLFSFVGLTSIVVSFLLNTVSVVTLIKVCCGQDRTQRSRDHEVEMMVQLILIMIIASISWCPLLIYILVCMKTSEVPDANVVLFGIRMATCNQILDPWIYIMFQVSPLRSLLLKQCSPAILSGSGNCCCTSALPLATRSSTHGFISCSGGQSLRESTPALTGPGAQS; encoded by the exons ATGAATACCTCAGATGCCAACAACACTCCACAATGTTACTCCCTCAAAAGCCCTCCGTTCAATTACACACGTCCCATCAGCTCAGCATACTTCTCAACCATCTTCAgcactttgggaatcacctcaAATCTCATTGCCTTCATTGTTCTTGTCAAATCTTTCCGACGAATGCGGAATCGGTCACGGTCTTTCTTCTTAATCTTCCTGGCCGGTCTTGTAGTTACTGACTTTATGGGTCTTTTGGTCACAGGTTCCATTGTGGTCTCCTTCCATTTTACACGTTTTAATTGGCGCCAAGTAGATCCTAACTGCCACTTCTGCAACTTCATGGGTATGTCTATGGTCTTCTATGGACTGTGCCCACTGCTGCTTAGTGCCACAATGGCCATGGAGCGCTTCTGTGGCATTAACCGTCCATTTGCACGCTCCACCAACATGAGCAAGAGCCGGACAGTCTACATGGTGCTGATGGTATGGTTGGCTGCTGGCTGTATTGCTTTGCTGCCCTTAATAGGCATCGGGAGCTACCACATACAGGCTCCTGGTTCTTGGTGTTTTTTCAACATCAGTTCGAAAGGAAGTGATATGGTCTTCTCCCTGCTCTTCTCCTTCGTGGGGTTGACTTCAATCGTTGTGTCATTTTTACTGAACACAGTGAGTGTGGTGACGCTTATCAAGGTGTGCTGCGGACAGGACAGGACACAGCGGAGCCGAGACCATGAAGTCGAGATGATGGTGCAACTTATCTTGATCATGATTATTGCCTCTATCAGCTGGTGCCCCCTCCTg ATATACATTTTGGTGTGCATGAAGACTTCTGAAGTTCCTGATGCTAATGTGGTTTTGTTCGGCATACGAATGGCCACCTGCAATCAGATTTTAGACCCATGGATTTACATCATGTTTCAAGTGTCCCCACTAAG GTCTTTATTGCTCAAACAGTGTTCTCCAGCGATCCTCTCTGGGTCAGGAAACTGCTGCTGTACCTCCGCTTTGCCACTTGCAACCAGATCCTCGACCCATGGGTTTATATCCTGTTCCGGAGGGCAGTCTTTAAGAGAGTCTACCCCCGCTTTGACTGGTCCCGGAGCTCAATCATGA
- the tbxa2r gene encoding thromboxane A2 receptor isoform X1 gives MNTSDANNTPQCYSLKSPPFNYTRPISSAYFSTIFSTLGITSNLIAFIVLVKSFRRMRNRSRSFFLIFLAGLVVTDFMGLLVTGSIVVSFHFTRFNWRQVDPNCHFCNFMGMSMVFYGLCPLLLSATMAMERFCGINRPFARSTNMSKSRTVYMVLMVWLAAGCIALLPLIGIGSYHIQAPGSWCFFNISSKGSDMVFSLLFSFVGLTSIVVSFLLNTVSVVTLIKVCCGQDRTQRSRDHEVEMMVQLILIMIIASISWCPLLVFIAQTVFSSDPLWVRKLLLYLRFATCNQILDPWVYILFRRAVFKRVYPRFDWSRSSIMTLYPYFQETARRFTRSSLGGNLGSDETGETTKSNVTSPSTLKSPD, from the exons ATGAATACCTCAGATGCCAACAACACTCCACAATGTTACTCCCTCAAAAGCCCTCCGTTCAATTACACACGTCCCATCAGCTCAGCATACTTCTCAACCATCTTCAgcactttgggaatcacctcaAATCTCATTGCCTTCATTGTTCTTGTCAAATCTTTCCGACGAATGCGGAATCGGTCACGGTCTTTCTTCTTAATCTTCCTGGCCGGTCTTGTAGTTACTGACTTTATGGGTCTTTTGGTCACAGGTTCCATTGTGGTCTCCTTCCATTTTACACGTTTTAATTGGCGCCAAGTAGATCCTAACTGCCACTTCTGCAACTTCATGGGTATGTCTATGGTCTTCTATGGACTGTGCCCACTGCTGCTTAGTGCCACAATGGCCATGGAGCGCTTCTGTGGCATTAACCGTCCATTTGCACGCTCCACCAACATGAGCAAGAGCCGGACAGTCTACATGGTGCTGATGGTATGGTTGGCTGCTGGCTGTATTGCTTTGCTGCCCTTAATAGGCATCGGGAGCTACCACATACAGGCTCCTGGTTCTTGGTGTTTTTTCAACATCAGTTCGAAAGGAAGTGATATGGTCTTCTCCCTGCTCTTCTCCTTCGTGGGGTTGACTTCAATCGTTGTGTCATTTTTACTGAACACAGTGAGTGTGGTGACGCTTATCAAGGTGTGCTGCGGACAGGACAGGACACAGCGGAGCCGAGACCATGAAGTCGAGATGATGGTGCAACTTATCTTGATCATGATTATTGCCTCTATCAGCTGGTGCCCCCTCCTg GTCTTTATTGCTCAAACAGTGTTCTCCAGCGATCCTCTCTGGGTCAGGAAACTGCTGCTGTACCTCCGCTTTGCCACTTGCAACCAGATCCTCGACCCATGGGTTTATATCCTGTTCCGGAGGGCAGTCTTTAAGAGAGTCTACCCCCGCTTTGACTGGTCCCGGAGCTCAATCATGACTTTGTACCCATATTTTCAAGAGACTGCACGCAGATTCACACGATCTTCATTAGGGGGCAACCTGGGCTCAGATGAAACAGGAGAAACAACAAAGTCAAATGTCACTTCTCCGTCTACCTTAAAGTCACCTGACTAA